A single window of Martelella sp. NC20 DNA harbors:
- a CDS encoding HAD-IIB family hydrolase, translating into MHIVFTDLDGTLLDHETYSFEPARPALEELKAHGIPLVLASSKTEAEMRPIAAAIGIDYPMIVENGAGIVNWPGGGQDEDGVYDRLRAVLSSMDKDLRRHYQGFGDWSDGQVAEKTGMPLESARLARKRRFSEPGLWSGSEDEREAFAAILDAHGFQAVQGGRFFTLMPKTSKAEAMAKITRFYAEMTGEPVFTVALGDAPNDAAMLESADRGFIIANPAHAEMPVSDRERAGFITRSERPGPFGWNDMILQLLA; encoded by the coding sequence ATGCACATCGTCTTCACCGATCTCGACGGCACGCTGCTCGACCACGAGACCTATTCCTTCGAGCCCGCCCGCCCGGCGCTGGAAGAGCTGAAGGCGCATGGTATCCCGCTCGTTCTGGCCAGCAGCAAGACCGAGGCCGAGATGCGGCCGATCGCGGCGGCAATCGGCATCGATTACCCGATGATCGTGGAAAACGGCGCAGGGATCGTCAACTGGCCGGGTGGCGGGCAGGACGAGGACGGCGTCTATGACAGGCTGCGCGCGGTTCTGTCGTCGATGGACAAGGATTTGCGTCGCCACTACCAGGGCTTTGGCGACTGGAGCGATGGGCAAGTGGCCGAAAAAACCGGCATGCCGCTGGAAAGCGCCCGCCTTGCCCGCAAACGCCGCTTTTCCGAGCCGGGCCTCTGGTCGGGCAGCGAGGACGAGCGCGAAGCCTTTGCCGCAATCCTCGATGCGCACGGATTTCAGGCGGTACAGGGCGGCCGGTTCTTCACGCTGATGCCGAAAACCTCGAAGGCCGAGGCAATGGCGAAGATCACTCGCTTCTATGCCGAGATGACCGGCGAACCGGTTTTCACCGTCGCGCTCGGCGACGCGCCCAATGACGCGGCCATGCTGGAAAGCGCCGACAGGGGCTTCATCATCGCCAATCCCGCCCATGCCGAAATGCCGGTTTCAGACCGTGAGCGCGCCGGTTTCATCACCCGGTCCGAGCGGCCGGGGCCTTTTGGCTGGAATGACATGATATTGCAATTACTGGCGTAA
- a CDS encoding sulfatase — translation MFDSLNRKALGAYGGTEIATPNFDRFAARAQTFDQHYAGSLPCMPARRDLHTGRLNFMHRSWGPLEPFDNSFADILGKAGVQTRLTTDHLHYFEDGGSTYHGRFTGYDFIRGQEYDNCNGVVEPDIERYRKTYASQHYPFNDGQTPTGRAAVRIQHAINNDHILEEADYPGVKCFDAGLNFLESNKAADNWLLMLECFDPHEPFKAPERFKAPYRTGWNGGVLDWPLYAKDEGTEEERAEVRANYAALVAMCDAQFGRLLDWMDANDMWKDTALILSTDHGFLLSEHEWWGKNLQPYYQEISHTPLMVHDPRAPERAGTRSHRLTQTHDLMPSILDLFGVTPPPEVQGTPVWSENKAREVAVFGMFGGPIGASDGNYTCYIYPEDLYGPGLHEYTLMPMHVSSMFEVAEMQTARLRPPFDFTKGMPVMQIDALMSAARIPMHDGERFQDTGTRIYNLASDPEENHPLRDDGIEERIFAAVSRVLQAHDAPDEIYTRYGLNPPARASHGGQSSEMATPD, via the coding sequence TTGTTCGATTCCCTTAACCGCAAGGCCTTGGGAGCCTATGGCGGAACTGAGATCGCCACGCCGAATTTTGATCGCTTCGCCGCCCGGGCTCAAACCTTCGATCAGCATTACGCAGGTTCCCTTCCGTGCATGCCGGCGCGACGGGACCTGCATACCGGGCGGCTCAACTTCATGCATCGGAGCTGGGGGCCTCTGGAACCTTTCGATAATTCGTTTGCCGATATCCTTGGGAAGGCGGGGGTGCAGACGCGCCTGACCACAGATCATCTGCACTATTTCGAAGATGGCGGCAGCACATATCACGGCCGTTTCACCGGCTATGATTTCATTCGCGGACAGGAATATGACAATTGCAATGGCGTGGTGGAGCCGGATATCGAGCGTTACCGCAAGACCTATGCATCGCAGCATTATCCCTTCAACGACGGGCAGACGCCCACCGGCCGCGCTGCCGTGCGCATCCAGCACGCGATCAACAACGATCATATTCTTGAAGAGGCCGACTATCCCGGCGTCAAATGCTTCGATGCCGGTCTCAACTTCCTGGAGTCCAACAAAGCTGCGGACAACTGGCTGCTGATGCTGGAATGCTTCGATCCGCATGAGCCGTTCAAGGCGCCCGAACGGTTCAAGGCGCCCTATCGGACGGGCTGGAACGGCGGCGTTCTGGACTGGCCGCTTTATGCCAAGGACGAGGGAACCGAGGAGGAGCGGGCCGAAGTGCGCGCCAATTATGCAGCCCTTGTTGCCATGTGCGACGCGCAGTTCGGACGCCTGCTTGACTGGATGGATGCCAATGACATGTGGAAGGACACCGCGTTGATCCTGTCGACCGACCACGGCTTCCTCCTGTCCGAGCACGAATGGTGGGGCAAGAACCTGCAGCCCTATTATCAGGAGATATCGCACACTCCGTTGATGGTTCACGATCCCCGCGCGCCCGAAAGAGCGGGCACGCGCTCACACCGCCTGACGCAGACGCATGACCTGATGCCCTCGATCCTCGACCTGTTCGGTGTGACGCCACCGCCGGAGGTGCAGGGCACGCCGGTCTGGAGCGAGAACAAGGCCCGCGAGGTGGCTGTGTTCGGCATGTTCGGCGGTCCGATCGGCGCGAGCGACGGGAATTACACCTGCTATATTTATCCCGAGGATCTTTATGGTCCGGGACTTCACGAATATACGCTGATGCCGATGCATGTGAGCAGCATGTTCGAAGTCGCCGAAATGCAGACCGCAAGACTGCGTCCACCGTTCGATTTCACCAAGGGCATGCCCGTCATGCAGATCGACGCGCTGATGAGCGCGGCTCGCATCCCTATGCACGACGGCGAGAGGTTTCAGGATACGGGCACCCGCATCTACAACCTTGCCTCCGACCCGGAGGAAAATCACCCCCTGCGGGATGACGGTATTGAAGAACGTATCTTCGCGGCGGTGAGCCGCGTTCTTCAGGCCCATGATGCGCCTGATGAAATTTATACCCGTTACGGGCTGAACCCGCCGGCTCGGGCCTCTCATGGCGGACAATCATCCGAAATGGCGACACCGGATTGA
- a CDS encoding IS110 family RNA-guided transposase encodes MTFLHHPPCRCLGVDVAKDTIAVFDGRIATVIPNQRKQIRHFLRKCDVDLVICEPTGGYEIILMEECRGLKLPLHRADTRKLKAFIRSRGRLGKSDAIDAREMVAYGLERWATLPLWHAEDPCEARLKALVRRRADLVAMRVAEQNRAKAPSARELGGRDLAATFKALLTVLNRQIVLVDKAISALMRSASLVQRARTATAMKGIGETTAAALIAAIPELGKMDRKQAAALAGLAPHPNESGNKIGYRRMRGGRPAVRTILFMPAMQAAQGRGEFVEFYKRLIHNGKKPIVALAAVMRKIVITLNARFRDQLSQQS; translated from the coding sequence ATGACCTTTTTGCATCATCCCCCGTGCCGTTGCCTTGGCGTCGATGTCGCCAAGGACACCATCGCCGTTTTTGACGGCCGCATCGCGACGGTCATTCCCAACCAGCGAAAACAGATCCGGCACTTCCTGCGAAAGTGCGATGTCGACCTGGTCATTTGCGAGCCCACCGGCGGCTACGAGATCATCTTGATGGAAGAATGCCGGGGCCTGAAACTTCCGCTCCATCGCGCCGACACACGCAAGCTCAAGGCTTTCATCCGGTCACGCGGCCGCTTGGGCAAGAGCGATGCGATCGATGCGCGGGAAATGGTCGCCTATGGGCTGGAGCGATGGGCAACCCTGCCTTTATGGCATGCGGAGGACCCCTGTGAGGCAAGGCTCAAGGCTCTCGTGCGCCGCCGCGCCGATCTGGTGGCCATGAGGGTGGCCGAGCAGAATCGCGCCAAGGCACCAAGCGCGCGCGAACTGGGCGGGCGCGACCTGGCCGCCACCTTCAAGGCCCTGCTCACTGTCCTCAACCGGCAGATCGTGCTTGTCGACAAAGCCATCAGTGCGCTGATGCGCTCCGCATCCCTTGTGCAGAGGGCCAGGACCGCAACCGCCATGAAGGGTATCGGCGAAACGACGGCCGCAGCCCTCATTGCCGCGATACCGGAACTGGGGAAGATGGACCGAAAGCAAGCAGCGGCTCTGGCGGGCCTGGCGCCTCATCCAAACGAAAGCGGCAACAAGATCGGCTACCGCAGGATGCGCGGTGGACGGCCAGCCGTGCGAACGATCCTGTTCATGCCCGCCATGCAGGCCGCACAAGGAAGGGGCGAATTCGTCGAATTCTACAAACGCCTCATCCACAACGGTAAAAAGCCAATCGTCGCCCTCGCCGCGGTCATGCGAAAGATAGTCATCACATTGAATGCAAGGTTCAGAGACCAGCTAAGCCAACAGAGTTGA
- a CDS encoding Bug family tripartite tricarboxylate transporter substrate binding protein, whose translation MRKLAKLAAVAMAVMVTPAMAEDFPSRNIDLIFPWTPNASMAANQILAEAVGEELGVAIPVISTPGAAGTKAYMTAMGRPADGYTIMDAWVAPLVLQPVLGKADWTYKDAVPLHAGVSNAFSIGIKSGDERFSNLQELMEYGKAHPGELRYSSGSRNNLPHMVIARVLQSYGVVAQNIPFGSDADAFQNLKSGEIDFSYVNVNNWQQDQDAVDVVLVMSDLDESREAYGGAPNFNDFDRDFGLSGLASMGWDWWVVSPDVPQEKVDVLRKAMAAAVTSDETKEKIRALGYVPLPWDYDQYHEIVGPVQEQLGKMAEALAWEQEQLKKLN comes from the coding sequence ATGAGGAAACTAGCGAAACTTGCGGCGGTGGCCATGGCGGTCATGGTCACCCCGGCGATGGCCGAAGATTTCCCGTCCCGCAACATCGACCTGATCTTTCCGTGGACGCCGAACGCATCAATGGCCGCCAACCAGATTCTGGCCGAGGCCGTTGGCGAAGAACTCGGCGTAGCCATTCCGGTGATCTCGACACCAGGCGCTGCCGGCACGAAAGCCTACATGACGGCGATGGGCCGTCCTGCCGACGGGTATACGATTATGGATGCCTGGGTTGCGCCGCTGGTGCTGCAGCCAGTGCTTGGCAAGGCCGACTGGACCTATAAGGACGCAGTGCCGCTGCATGCCGGGGTGTCAAATGCGTTCTCCATCGGCATCAAGAGCGGTGACGAGCGGTTTTCGAATTTGCAGGAGTTGATGGAGTACGGCAAGGCCCATCCGGGTGAACTGCGCTATTCCTCGGGCAGCCGCAACAATCTGCCCCACATGGTCATCGCACGGGTGTTGCAGTCTTACGGCGTGGTGGCGCAGAATATACCATTCGGTTCCGATGCCGATGCCTTCCAGAACCTGAAATCCGGCGAAATCGACTTCTCCTACGTCAACGTCAATAACTGGCAGCAGGACCAGGATGCCGTCGATGTCGTGCTGGTGATGTCGGACCTCGATGAGTCGCGCGAGGCCTATGGCGGTGCTCCGAATTTCAATGATTTCGATCGCGACTTCGGTCTTTCGGGCCTTGCCTCCATGGGCTGGGACTGGTGGGTGGTCTCGCCGGACGTGCCGCAGGAGAAGGTCGACGTATTGCGCAAGGCAATGGCCGCCGCGGTGACCAGTGACGAGACGAAGGAAAAGATCCGTGCCCTCGGCTATGTCCCGTTGCCGTGGGACTACGACCAGTATCACGAAATCGTCGGCCCGGTGCAGGAGCAACTGGGGAAGATGGCAGAAGCTCTCGCCTGGGAGCAGGAACAGCTCAAGAAACTGAACTGA
- a CDS encoding tripartite tricarboxylate transporter permease — protein MLPDTLGAGLALLTPLALGFTALGVFFGLIIGALPGLGPLMGIILMLPLAITLPPVAAMGFLIAIFVGGSCGGSVSAVMLGIPGTPLSAATLFDGRPMAQKGRAADAIGIAISASALGGMLGGLVLIFFAPKLAGVASRFAPPEYAALAITGLLAIVVVSEGSLLKGLMSGAIGLIIATIGTDSFTTGYRFTFGNYNLLDGFNLVAIVVGLFAIPEMLVEIRQGGLTDRPTVEPVRPGFRGLMLTLRNWGNLLRSSAIGSFFGVLPGAGGVISSFTAYAVAKTIAPKNAGYGEGAEGGVVATESANNSTVGGTLVPSLALGVPGDASSAVLIGALLILGYFPGPQLFVQSPDVVSGIFLVYFFSNIALLVIGIAATPLFVWVLRLRKAYLIPTILLLCVLGTFALQASLFDVGAMLGFGLLGIILRAGGYPLAPLVIGVINSVGLAGL, from the coding sequence ATGCTGCCTGATACTCTCGGCGCCGGACTGGCGCTGCTGACGCCGCTAGCGCTGGGTTTTACCGCCCTCGGCGTTTTTTTCGGTCTCATCATCGGCGCCCTGCCAGGTTTGGGCCCGCTGATGGGGATCATTTTGATGCTACCGCTGGCGATCACCCTGCCACCGGTCGCGGCCATGGGTTTCCTGATTGCTATTTTTGTGGGCGGCTCCTGTGGAGGATCGGTCTCGGCCGTCATGCTGGGCATTCCCGGCACGCCGCTTTCTGCGGCAACACTGTTTGACGGACGGCCGATGGCGCAGAAGGGGCGCGCGGCGGATGCCATCGGCATTGCGATCAGTGCCTCAGCACTTGGCGGCATGTTGGGCGGACTGGTGCTGATATTCTTTGCGCCGAAGCTTGCCGGTGTCGCCTCGCGGTTCGCGCCGCCGGAATATGCTGCCCTGGCGATCACCGGGCTGCTCGCCATCGTCGTGGTTTCCGAAGGCTCCCTGCTGAAGGGACTGATGAGCGGCGCCATCGGCCTGATCATTGCGACGATTGGTACTGACAGCTTCACCACCGGCTACCGCTTCACCTTCGGCAACTACAATCTTCTCGACGGTTTCAATCTGGTTGCCATTGTCGTCGGCCTTTTCGCCATCCCGGAAATGCTGGTCGAAATCCGCCAGGGCGGGCTCACCGATCGGCCGACGGTCGAGCCTGTCCGGCCCGGATTCCGCGGCCTGATGCTGACGTTGCGCAACTGGGGCAATCTGCTGCGCTCCTCCGCCATCGGCTCGTTCTTCGGTGTGTTGCCCGGCGCTGGAGGCGTCATCTCCTCATTCACTGCCTACGCGGTGGCAAAGACAATAGCGCCCAAGAATGCTGGTTATGGCGAGGGAGCCGAAGGCGGGGTCGTGGCGACGGAAAGTGCGAATAATTCCACGGTCGGCGGAACGCTCGTGCCGTCGCTTGCGCTCGGCGTTCCTGGCGACGCCTCTTCCGCCGTGCTGATCGGAGCCTTGCTGATCCTTGGGTATTTTCCGGGGCCGCAGCTCTTTGTGCAGAGCCCGGATGTCGTGAGCGGCATCTTTCTTGTCTATTTCTTCTCCAATATTGCCCTTTTGGTGATTGGCATCGCAGCAACCCCGCTGTTCGTCTGGGTGCTGAGGCTCAGGAAGGCCTATCTGATCCCCACGATCCTGCTGCTCTGCGTGCTTGGCACTTTCGCGCTCCAGGCCTCATTATTCGATGTGGGCGCGATGCTGGGCTTTGGTCTACTCGGCATCATCCTGCGGGCGGGTGGCTACCCGCTGGCGCCGCTTGTCATCGGCGTCATCAACTCTGTTGGCTTAGCTGGTCTCTGA
- a CDS encoding GGDEF domain-containing protein, with protein MDAVVARTILSLTGPGIVLIFSLAFAVFWLIERRLHYLPVLALSCLLFALGSLSQILHWPPEAGPNALVSGALYTIAVLLNVQGMLLRAEKPFNWWLCLIVFAIIMALLWYFFYIDRNLTARVYVQNFGYGLIMLSATVPLAKRPAPRPVDCVLFWVLLLFALQFFPRTLLTAGDWIAPDAAAFANSLFWQAMLFSVGLLAAVLALTLLFAAFSDVLHDLRRERDYDALTGVLNRRGFGDRIDAELPIIDNPVSLVLCDIDHFKSINDLYGHDQGDAVLRELGEVLRRNARKRDIIGRLGGEEFAILMPDTDGEAALQFAERLRIAVEGHHYGLPATANGVTASFGLATREPSESWNDLFKSADTRLYVAKRGGRNRVVHQDNAIQ; from the coding sequence ATGGATGCTGTGGTAGCGCGAACAATCCTTTCATTGACCGGCCCGGGCATCGTGCTGATATTCAGCCTTGCCTTTGCTGTGTTCTGGCTGATCGAAAGACGATTGCATTATTTGCCGGTGTTAGCGCTGTCCTGCCTGCTGTTCGCACTGGGCTCTCTCTCGCAAATTCTCCACTGGCCCCCTGAGGCCGGCCCGAATGCCCTTGTTTCCGGCGCACTCTACACAATCGCCGTATTGCTGAACGTTCAGGGCATGCTCCTGCGCGCCGAAAAGCCATTCAACTGGTGGCTCTGTCTGATTGTATTCGCGATCATAATGGCGCTGCTCTGGTATTTTTTCTATATCGACAGGAATCTCACCGCCCGCGTCTACGTACAGAATTTCGGCTATGGCCTGATCATGCTGTCGGCAACTGTTCCCCTTGCCAAGCGTCCGGCTCCACGCCCTGTCGATTGTGTTCTCTTCTGGGTCCTGCTGCTTTTCGCCCTTCAATTCTTTCCAAGAACCCTGTTGACCGCAGGCGACTGGATCGCTCCCGATGCTGCGGCCTTTGCAAACTCGCTGTTCTGGCAGGCCATGCTTTTCTCCGTCGGTCTTCTCGCGGCAGTATTGGCGCTCACGCTGCTGTTTGCAGCCTTTTCCGATGTACTGCACGATTTGCGGCGGGAGCGCGACTACGACGCCCTGACCGGGGTCTTGAACAGGCGCGGCTTCGGCGACAGGATCGACGCGGAATTGCCGATTATCGACAATCCGGTTTCCCTTGTTCTCTGCGACATCGATCACTTCAAGAGCATAAACGATCTTTACGGTCACGATCAGGGCGATGCGGTCCTGCGGGAGCTGGGCGAGGTTCTGCGCCGGAATGCCCGCAAGCGCGATATCATCGGGCGGCTGGGCGGCGAGGAATTCGCGATCCTCATGCCGGATACCGATGGCGAGGCGGCGCTACAATTCGCCGAACGCCTGCGGATCGCCGTCGAGGGTCATCACTATGGCTTGCCGGCTACCGCAAATGGCGTTACTGCAAGTTTCGGTCTTGCGACGCGCGAACCATCCGAGAGCTGGAACGATCTGTTCAAGAGCGCCGACACGCGCCTCTATGTCGCCAAGAGGGGCGGCCGCAACCGTGTCGTCCATCAGGACAATGCGATTCAATAA
- a CDS encoding tripartite tricarboxylate transporter TctB family protein, whose amino-acid sequence MRFRTACAEWLAAAVCLGVAGLVFQQAATDLTEQGIASGGPYDNAASYPKTIAACLIVLVILQLGFQAVARGSGLMREDRDIPLRALLRPAAVLAVLVIYVFVLKTLGYYISTLAMMAGIMVLCGLRNWIAIATVTFALTFGLAWIFEVVLLVTMPGGIFDLHMPW is encoded by the coding sequence ATGCGCTTTCGTACCGCCTGTGCGGAATGGTTGGCGGCTGCCGTCTGCCTTGGGGTGGCCGGGTTGGTGTTCCAGCAAGCCGCAACCGATCTGACTGAGCAAGGGATCGCCTCCGGCGGTCCCTATGATAACGCCGCCAGCTATCCGAAGACGATAGCGGCCTGCCTGATCGTCCTCGTCATCCTTCAACTCGGCTTCCAGGCTGTTGCCCGCGGTAGCGGATTAATGCGGGAAGACAGGGATATCCCACTCCGGGCATTGCTCCGTCCCGCTGCGGTGCTGGCAGTGCTTGTGATCTACGTGTTCGTCCTGAAAACGCTCGGCTACTACATTTCCACCCTCGCCATGATGGCGGGCATCATGGTGCTTTGCGGGCTTCGCAACTGGATTGCCATTGCCACGGTGACGTTTGCTTTGACGTTCGGCCTCGCGTGGATATTCGAGGTGGTGCTGCTCGTGACAATGCCGGGAGGGATTTTTGATCTCCACATGCCTTGGTGA
- a CDS encoding glycosyltransferase family protein, which translates to MADFHQNGVVATLHNLRERSLHRVERELSSFSATRPITLILPSLFSELEAEALDNIVNHLIEVPYISNIVIGLDRADEEQYRYALKYFSRLPQNHAVLWNDGPRMQAVHNRLGAAALAPEEPGKGRNVWYCIGYVLGARNSSVVALHDCDIVTYSREMLARLVYPVTNPAFPYVFSKGYYPRIADGSLNGRVTRLLVTPLLLALEKTIGHQPYLDYLKAFRYPLAGEFAMRTHILPDIRIPWDWGLEIGVLSELWRNYSNNAICQVDISDAYDHKHQPLSQDDARQGLSRMSTDICKTVFRKLATDGVTFSQETLRTVKAAYFRTALDLVEIYHNDARMNGLSTDRHKEEQAVELFATNLTDAGNAFLETPDATPLMPRWNRVLSALPDVLDELQAAVAADMAEYG; encoded by the coding sequence ATGGCTGACTTTCATCAAAACGGCGTCGTCGCGACGCTTCACAATCTGCGCGAACGCTCCCTCCACCGCGTGGAGCGCGAGCTTTCGAGCTTCTCGGCGACCCGCCCGATCACGCTGATCCTGCCCTCCCTGTTCTCCGAACTCGAGGCCGAAGCGCTCGACAACATCGTCAACCACCTGATCGAGGTGCCCTATATCTCCAACATCGTCATCGGCCTCGACCGCGCCGACGAGGAACAGTACCGCTACGCGCTGAAATATTTCAGCCGCCTGCCCCAGAACCATGCCGTGCTCTGGAACGATGGCCCCCGGATGCAAGCCGTCCACAACCGGCTCGGCGCTGCGGCGCTGGCGCCTGAGGAACCCGGCAAGGGCCGTAATGTCTGGTACTGCATCGGCTATGTTCTCGGCGCGCGCAACTCGTCCGTGGTGGCGCTTCACGATTGCGACATCGTGACCTATTCCCGCGAGATGCTGGCCCGCCTGGTCTATCCGGTCACGAACCCGGCCTTTCCCTATGTGTTTTCGAAGGGTTATTATCCGCGCATCGCCGATGGATCGCTCAATGGACGCGTGACGAGGCTTCTGGTGACGCCGCTTCTGCTGGCGCTTGAAAAAACCATCGGCCACCAGCCCTATCTCGATTACCTGAAGGCGTTCCGCTATCCGCTTGCCGGCGAATTCGCGATGCGCACCCACATCCTGCCCGATATCCGGATTCCGTGGGACTGGGGCCTCGAGATCGGCGTATTGTCGGAACTGTGGCGCAACTACTCCAACAATGCCATCTGCCAGGTGGATATTTCGGACGCTTACGACCACAAGCATCAGCCGCTCTCGCAGGACGACGCCCGACAGGGGCTGTCGCGCATGTCCACGGACATTTGCAAGACCGTGTTCCGCAAGCTTGCGACAGACGGCGTGACCTTCTCGCAGGAGACGCTCAGAACCGTGAAGGCGGCCTATTTCCGGACCGCGCTCGATCTGGTCGAAATCTACCACAATGATGCCCGCATGAACGGCCTGTCGACCGATCGGCACAAGGAGGAACAGGCCGTCGAACTGTTTGCAACCAACCTTACGGATGCCGGCAACGCATTCCTTGAGACGCCGGACGCAACCCCGCTGATGCCGCGCTGGAACCGTGTCCTGAGCGCGCTACCCGATGTGCTGGACGAGTTGCAGGCCGCGGTGGCGGCCGATATGGCGGAATACGGCTGA
- a CDS encoding PACE efflux transporter, with protein MRSPLDRLRHALGFEIVGLLLVVPLGAFVFDMPMHDIGVVSIASATLAAVWNMAYNYIFDRGMQRLFGTTEKTMPARVLHAVLFEIGLLIVLMPFIAWYLGIPLWQALVMDASFALFYMVYALGFNWAYDVVFPLPEWKAEHPK; from the coding sequence ATGCGCTCCCCTCTCGATCGCCTTCGCCATGCCCTCGGTTTCGAAATTGTCGGCCTGCTTCTGGTCGTCCCGCTCGGGGCATTCGTTTTCGATATGCCCATGCACGACATCGGCGTGGTGAGCATTGCAAGCGCCACGCTCGCCGCCGTGTGGAACATGGCGTACAATTACATCTTCGACCGGGGCATGCAGCGCCTGTTCGGCACCACCGAGAAGACGATGCCGGCGCGGGTGCTGCATGCCGTCCTGTTCGAGATCGGCCTGCTCATCGTGCTGATGCCGTTCATCGCGTGGTATCTTGGCATCCCGCTCTGGCAGGCGCTGGTGATGGATGCCTCCTTCGCGCTGTTCTACATGGTCTATGCGCTCGGCTTCAATTGGGCCTACGACGTGGTTTTTCCGCTGCCGGAATGGAAGGCGGAACACCCGAAGTGA
- a CDS encoding sulfatase, producing the protein MKTVLLLFDSLNRHMLGCYGGTTVPTPNFDRLAGRSQVYDQHYAGSLPCMPARRDMMTGRLNFLHRSWGPLEPFDNAVPQMLDEAGVPSHLVTDHFHYWEDGGATYHTRYSSFELVRGQQSDPWKSTVSAPMEQLREAYHPRQMQNEKHLHYAVNRMHMVQNDSFPGIRTFDLGLEFIEQNHEAPAWLLQIETFDPHEPFHTPRRFRDPYQTGWNGPIRDWPRYGAVDENPDEADELRANYNASLAMCDEQLGRVLDSFDRLGLWEDTALIVTTDHGFLLGEHEYWAKNRTQMYEEIVHLPLLFHDPRSPGARRIDHLTQTPDLAPTLLDLHSVAPAPEMTGRSLGSDPDRRAVLFGMFGGSVNVTDGRWSYHRYPPDPLAPGLNQYTLMPTHMASRFTPEELSQATLVPPRSWTRGAPLLSIPVQSCSAMFDHQGPGCLVDAETRLYDLVADPAQLAPLEDTCVEARMKKLLIEEMVAHDAPEELFRRLGLNMMAG; encoded by the coding sequence ATGAAGACGGTTCTGCTGCTCTTCGATTCGCTCAACCGCCACATGCTGGGCTGTTATGGCGGAACGACCGTCCCGACCCCGAACTTTGACCGGCTCGCCGGGCGCTCGCAGGTCTACGACCAACACTATGCTGGCAGCCTGCCCTGCATGCCGGCGCGGCGTGACATGATGACAGGTCGGCTGAACTTCCTGCACAGAAGCTGGGGCCCGCTCGAACCGTTCGATAATGCCGTTCCGCAAATGCTGGACGAGGCGGGCGTCCCCTCGCACCTAGTGACCGACCACTTCCACTACTGGGAGGACGGCGGCGCTACCTATCATACCCGCTATTCGAGTTTCGAACTGGTGCGTGGCCAGCAATCGGATCCGTGGAAATCGACTGTCTCTGCGCCAATGGAGCAATTGCGTGAGGCCTACCACCCCCGTCAGATGCAGAATGAGAAACACCTGCATTACGCGGTGAACCGCATGCATATGGTGCAAAACGACAGCTTTCCGGGCATTCGCACGTTTGATCTGGGTCTCGAATTCATCGAGCAGAACCATGAGGCCCCGGCATGGCTTCTGCAGATCGAGACCTTCGATCCTCATGAGCCGTTTCATACGCCCCGCCGGTTCCGTGATCCCTATCAGACCGGTTGGAACGGTCCCATCCGCGACTGGCCGCGCTATGGGGCGGTCGATGAAAACCCGGACGAAGCCGACGAACTGCGCGCCAACTACAATGCGTCCCTAGCCATGTGCGACGAACAACTGGGTCGCGTACTGGACAGTTTCGACCGCCTCGGCTTGTGGGAGGACACCGCGCTGATCGTCACCACCGACCACGGTTTCCTGCTGGGCGAGCATGAATATTGGGCCAAGAACCGGACGCAGATGTATGAGGAGATCGTCCATCTGCCGCTGCTTTTCCATGATCCGCGCTCGCCCGGAGCACGACGTATCGATCATCTGACACAGACGCCGGATCTGGCGCCGACGCTGCTTGACCTTCATAGCGTCGCGCCGGCACCCGAGATGACCGGCCGCAGTCTCGGCTCCGATCCAGACCGGCGTGCAGTGTTGTTCGGCATGTTTGGCGGTTCCGTGAACGTCACCGACGGGCGCTGGAGCTATCACCGGTATCCGCCAGATCCGCTGGCGCCGGGGCTGAACCAGTACACGCTGATGCCCACCCACATGGCCAGCCGGTTTACGCCCGAGGAACTCTCGCAGGCCACGCTGGTCCCGCCCCGATCATGGACACGCGGCGCTCCCTTGCTGTCCATTCCGGTGCAGTCGTGTTCGGCGATGTTCGATCACCAGGGCCCTGGTTGTCTCGTCGACGCCGAAACGCGACTTTATGACCTCGTCGCAGATCCAGCTCAACTGGCGCCCCTGGAAGATACGTGCGTTGAGGCCCGAATGAAGAAGCTCCTGATAGAAGAGATGGTCGCGCACGATGCGCCGGAAGAGCTGTTCAGGCGGTTGGGCCTGAATATGATGGCCGGCTAA